The Cucumis melo cultivar AY chromosome 9, USDA_Cmelo_AY_1.0, whole genome shotgun sequence genome includes the window CGAGTGTTTGGTAGATGTGTTCTTTTTGTAGTGTTGATCAGGTGTTTTTCCAGGTCGTATTAAATGGAAAAGCAATTGTGGAATCCAACTACTCTTGGAGGCGGTGGATCTAATAAAGTCATACTCTACAATTATAAGTAAGATATGATAGAAGTCAATCAAGTCCTTTTAGTGTTCAATTGTGAGGCCTCCTTCATTTACTCCTATCGAGATCGAAATGTCCTAGCTCGCTCATTCCTTTGACTCATAAAGCAATACAAAATAATATGTACGATGATATTCTCATATATCCCTTAAGTCTTTAGCCCCAAAATATATTAGTgaatacattaaaaaaatttaatagtGAATACATTAAGAATCTAAGATAGATAAATCTAGTTTAATAATTAATTCAATCAAAGATATACGAAATTAAACAAATACAATATTGTTTCCTTATTTCAATTCAAAACACTACTTGTGTGGAATCTCATACAATCAAGAACAAGGATGAAAATTGATTGATGACCATATTCTATacaaatttgtaaatataactTCTACCACATGTGCTAAATGTAAACGGTTATAAGAATGATGTGCGAAtcctacaaaagaaaaaatctatttCAAATAAAACTTAATTTGAAATAGGAGAGAATTACCGAAAAACTTTAAAGTTGTGTATCATTTGAAACCTAAAAACTCAAGACTATATAATTGTTTATATCAATTATTTAAGACTCAGACTTACAATTAAGATTGAATATTAAAGTTTTGAATTATAAACCATATAAGATATAATCTTGACGATATCAACAAGGGATTAACAACTCAAAGGGTTGGGTTAATTTTTTCCCGGTTCGGGTTGGTGGGGTGAACCGACCCAATACCACATcattttaaaacatttataaatttaataggATTTTCATTTTTCAGTTTTCAGTTTCTTCCTTCGGCGATTTCCCTTCACTCCTTCTTCGGCCTTCAACACCGACCGTCATCTCCATTCTCCTTCCTGTCGCTCATCTTATCTCTCTCTCTACTCGCCTCGTACTACTTTGCTCCGTCTACCCTCCTTACGGTCGATCTCCCTCACGGCGTTTCTCTCATTCCACACCATCGATCTCTCTCACGGCCTCTCTCTCCTCCACTCCCTTGATTTCTGGGAGTACTGACTCCAAACTCCAAAACGTAACTCTTCACTCTAaattctttctctctttttatctttatttattCTTTAAATCTCAGATCTCGATTTCTGATCTCTCCCATTCTGAGCTTCAGGCGAAGGAATTCTCGATTTCCAACGGCGTTTTGGGCAGCAAGCGGATGGGAGCAGAGTGGGCACGAGGACAAGGTGAAACGAGGAagattttcttttgtttataaaTATGGCTCTGTTACCTTATCTAGGAAGTTTTGGCTTAATTTGGAGTCTAATTTGTCGAATTTACAGCATATGGAAAGGATTACGTTAACAACTTCCATTCGTGTGCCTCTCGTTGATGACCGATGGACGAGGAAGATGATAAGAAATTCAAGAAGTGTAGGAAGAAGAGACTGTTTGGCGCCGACAGGAGGAAGCGGCTCCTTCGTTTAAAATGCTGTGTTCAAAACTACGATTGGGGAGTTATTGGGTGTAATTCCCAAGTTGCGAGGCTGTTTTTGCTCAATTCAGGTCGCTGCAATGTCGATCCGGGGGAATGTTACGCCGAATTCTGGATTGGGACGCATAAATCTGGTCCGTCTTATGTTGTTTATGGACGGGATAATAATGCCGCCGCGGCGTTTGGATCCAAACCCCTGAGTCTTAAGGATTGTATCTCCCTCGATCCGGTTGCTTTGCTTGGTGATAAGGTCGCGAGGAAATGGGGAGGTGATCTTCCGTTTCTTTTCAAGGTCggctttcttttcctttagaTCCTTGGGGAATGTGTTTTGTCGGTGGGCTTGATTTCTTTCAAGATTTCACAATTGGACACGAAATTTGGGTTTTAATTATGCTCTGCATTGTGTCGGTGTGTGAATTAATTTGGATGCTGAGAATTTGCCTGTTGAATGACGTTAATGCTTCATTAACGAAAATTGTTTGCTGCAGCTCTTTGAATTGTATGTTCAATTAGTTTCTCGAACCTCAATTACCGTTCTTATTTTCCTTGATGTTAATGTTTTGAGTTCAGTTGGACTGCAACTTGATGATTTCTTATTGGGAGCATAGGTGCTGTCGATAGAGAAGGCTTTGTCTATCCAGGCTCATCCAGATAAAGATTTGGCGAGATCCTTGAACGAAGCTCAACCAAGCATCTATAAAGATGATAATCACAAACCTGAAATGGCTCTTGCATTGACTAGATTTGAAGCCCTCTGTGGGTTCATCAGCTCTAAGGTACCACAATATAGAGTAGCAAAGAGTAACTCTTCTGGGGTTTTCGAAAAGTTTCTTAAACTTATTTTAAATATCTTAATGATTCTTACTCTGTTCTTATTACACTAATTGGATttagagagatgaaagaagctCAAATCAAGATGTTGATTCGGCTTTTTGGTTAATCGTGCATGTATTTCCAGATGGGTGAAAATTcagaaaaataaacaaagacTATTAGTAACTGATAATGATTGAAGTTTCTTTATAAATTCGTTTACTTTGCAATACCCATGTCATTTGATTTTacttatttcattatttttcagGAGCTCAAGGCGGTGCTTAGTAGCGTTCCTGAGATAGTAGAATTGGTCCAATGTGCAGATGCAGAGAAGTTCTCACACGATAGTGAGCAAGATGGGAAGGAGAAAGTAAAACAACTTTTTGAGTCCATATTTAGTCAGATCATGTCATCTAACAAGGGCTTAGTTCGCGAGGCTGTATGTAAACTAAAAAGACGTCTTAGTTTGGAGAAAAAGGTAATTGAAGTTTTATATCTCTACAAATTATCCTGTCAGCAGAATTTGGCATTTTTAAGTGTACGTTTTTTTTAAATCTCAAGGGTTCCCTCATTAGAAAGTTCTGTGATCACAATAGGATATATTTCATGATAAAGCTTAAATTGTTCTTTCACTTCATCAATCTCTGCAAAATATTATTCATTTGTTTTCATATAGTTTTATGCAACTACTCATTGTAttaccttctttttttttcatcagAAGAGACAATTATCTGCCAAAGAACAATTGATTCTCAGACTAGAAAGTCAATATCCTGCTGATGTTGGTATACTAGCAGCATTTTTTCTCAACTATGTGGAGTTAAAACCAGGCGAAGCATTATATGTTGGTCCAAATGAACCCCATGCATATATATCAGGGGAATGCATCGAGTGTATGGCAACCTCGGACAATGTTGTTCGTGCTGGCCTTACCTCTAAAAAAAGAGACGTTCAAGCACTTCTTTCAATGCTCAACTACAAACAGGTAATCACATATTGTTTGCAGGAGCTGGTTTTTATAGATGCGATTCTAATATGTAAACTGATCATTATATGCTATTATTGGTTCTTGCTTTCCATGTCCTTTATCTTGAGGTCTAAAGCCTTATTCAAGTTAAATTAgtttgcatttttttaaattttgaccGTAGTCTTAAATGCGCATTATATATGCTGTCATTGTTCACAATAAAGTTTTCAAATTGGTTTGAGCTCTTAGAGTCTATGACTAAATGCAAATTGGAGAAATTCTCTCTTGACCAATTGGAGAAATCTTTTCATAACTCCTTTGGTTTGGGCATTTTTCCTTCCTTTAATAAtttcatacatacatacatacatacatacatacatatatatatatatatatatatatatatatttgttggaGATCGCTTATATTTCAAGATGAGTatcttttttcccctttttccaGTGCTTGCTGACAGaaagtaattaaaaatattCCTTAGTAGTACGATCTCAAACGACTTGGTTAATGATTCATATTGATCTACCATTATTACTCATTGAAGATAGGGGGAAATAGTTGAAATCTTTCCTCTTTGTGTTTTTGCCTTGAGTTTCATTGAGAGAAGATTGCTCATAATCAGTTTCTTCATCCTACAGGGTTTTCCTGAAATTTTGCGAGGAGTTTCCTTGAATGAATACACAAGAAAGTATGCCCCTCCATTCGATGAATTCGAAGTGGATCGCTGTATTCTCCCACAAGCTGCATCCGTGTCCTTCCCATCCGTCCCAGGACCTTCTCTCTTTCTAGTGATGTCCGGAAAAGGGACAATTATCACAAGCTATTCCGAAGAAACTACATTTCAAGAAGGTGAAGTTCTGTTCGTTCCAGCATATATGGAAGTGAGTATAACAGCTACAGCTATAGAATTACATATGTACAGAGCTGGGATCAACAACAGATTCTTTCGAGACTTATGATTTTCAGGTACAAAATGAATAAATCaagaatattattatatatacaagAAGAAAAGAGGGTATAAGAAGAAAATTGTTTGCATTTATTGTCCTGATCTCCTTTATGTTATGATGATCAGTTTATTTGAATTGATTGAATTGCATGAAAGTTGTGGATATACATTTGTTGAAGAGTATGGATAGGGGTATGAAGGTGTATTATTCAAAATTCATGATTATTACATTTGAGTAATATATATTGCTGTACTTATTTTTGTCCTATATCAGCTATCAAAAGTGGGATATTCACATGTATTAAATTTAGAGCTCCCTTTTCCCATCCTGGGtacttcatttattttttttttttaattttttgaggGGGATAAGGTCATTTGGtaaattgtattttaatttcttaTGAGAAACAGATGAGTTTGGCGGTGTttttaattatatgatattCTTTTATGATTATTTCTTCTAACTTTGCTCAAACTTAGTGTACAAATTTTGGAAATTTAAAAAGAAGCTAGAGGCCTTGTAAGGGTTTACAAATTTTGGAATTGTATTTTCCTTTGCTGTGAAGTAGGGGTGTTCAACAAACCCGATGATCCCAGAAAACCGATGATCCCAGAAAACCGATCTACCTAATTCATTCCATTCCATATGGTTTGAGTCGGGTTGTCAATTctttttgggttgggttgggttaaagaaaattaaaacctTATAGGTTGAGTTGGTTTATGGATCCACCAAAAACAATCTAAATTAATCCGAACTTcgttattaatttttaaaaatatgttttttttttctacttatgatattattttatcgatatttatcataatttagtttaat containing:
- the LOC103482535 gene encoding mannose-6-phosphate isomerase 1-like → MDEEDDKKFKKCRKKRLFGADRRKRLLRLKCCVQNYDWGVIGCNSQVARLFLLNSGRCNVDPGECYAEFWIGTHKSGPSYVVYGRDNNAAAAFGSKPLSLKDCISLDPVALLGDKVARKWGGDLPFLFKVLSIEKALSIQAHPDKDLARSLNEAQPSIYKDDNHKPEMALALTRFEALCGFISSKELKAVLSSVPEIVELVQCADAEKFSHDSEQDGKEKVKQLFESIFSQIMSSNKGLVREAVCKLKRRLSLEKKKRQLSAKEQLILRLESQYPADVGILAAFFLNYVELKPGEALYVGPNEPHAYISGECIECMATSDNVVRAGLTSKKRDVQALLSMLNYKQGFPEILRGVSLNEYTRKYAPPFDEFEVDRCILPQAASVSFPSVPGPSLFLVMSGKGTIITSYSEETTFQEGEVLFVPAYMEVSITATAIELHMYRAGINNRFFRDL